In one window of Coralliovum pocilloporae DNA:
- a CDS encoding DUF2059 domain-containing protein, protein MKKSGLGGLFAALVVAMSLQTTPTSAQQGTEIAESHLSAAKEAVLAYRATGGFSSLLELVALQTKNTFIRTNPGLEKDIVEVTDIAVKDFEDRKTQIDSNMAVLWASRFTEAELKDISAFYQTETGRKLAVEASFLLQETFRQADAVGREISNELLVKVRAEMKKRGHDL, encoded by the coding sequence ATGAAGAAGAGTGGACTGGGAGGCCTGTTTGCGGCTTTGGTCGTAGCAATGAGCCTGCAGACAACTCCGACCTCAGCCCAGCAGGGAACAGAAATCGCAGAAAGCCATTTGTCTGCCGCGAAAGAGGCCGTTCTGGCTTACCGCGCGACCGGTGGTTTCTCCAGCCTTCTGGAGCTTGTGGCTCTGCAGACGAAAAATACTTTTATCCGGACCAACCCAGGTCTGGAAAAGGATATCGTTGAAGTAACCGACATTGCGGTCAAGGATTTTGAGGATCGCAAGACTCAGATCGATAGCAACATGGCTGTGCTCTGGGCAAGTCGCTTCACAGAAGCTGAGCTTAAAGACATTTCGGCATTCTATCAGACAGAAACCGGACGTAAGCTAGCGGTGGAAGCAAGCTTCCTGCTGCAGGAAACTTTTCGGCAGGCCGATGCTGTGGGTCGGGAGATTTCCAACGAGCTTCTGGTCAAGGTCCGGGCTGAGATGAAGAAGCGCGGCCACGATCTCTAG
- the rpiA gene encoding ribose-5-phosphate isomerase RpiA, with product MSDMMKRRSAEAAADHVKSGMKLGIGTGSTAEQFVRVLAEKISDGLEIIGVPTSERTAALCRELGVPLTTLDETPHLDLTVDGADEIGPDLALVKGGGGALLREKIVAAASDEMIVIADETKIVGTLGTFPLPIEVMPFGLGATELAIRSAAGNIGLTGTLALRQDAAGQNFMTDGGHFILDASFGRIPDPEALALELSAIPGVVEHGLFIDLARLAVVAGADGIQTLTR from the coding sequence ATGAGCGATATGATGAAACGCCGCTCGGCGGAAGCTGCAGCGGACCATGTAAAGTCCGGAATGAAACTGGGCATTGGCACAGGATCCACGGCAGAACAGTTTGTTCGTGTGCTGGCTGAAAAGATTTCGGATGGTCTTGAGATCATCGGTGTCCCGACATCCGAGCGCACAGCTGCCCTGTGCCGTGAGCTCGGGGTGCCGCTGACAACACTGGATGAGACACCGCATCTGGATCTGACGGTGGATGGTGCCGACGAAATCGGTCCTGATCTGGCTCTGGTCAAAGGTGGTGGCGGTGCGCTTCTGCGCGAAAAAATCGTGGCTGCGGCCTCCGATGAGATGATTGTTATCGCCGACGAGACCAAGATTGTCGGGACATTGGGGACTTTTCCCCTACCAATTGAAGTAATGCCGTTTGGACTTGGTGCAACAGAGCTTGCCATTCGCTCAGCAGCAGGCAATATAGGCCTTACTGGTACTCTTGCCTTGAGGCAGGATGCTGCCGGACAGAATTTTATGACCGACGGTGGGCATTTCATTCTCGATGCATCTTTTGGCCGCATTCCGGATCCAGAAGCTCTGGCACTTGAACTGTCTGCAATTCCCGGTGTTGTTGAACATGGCCTGTTCATCGATTTGGCCAGACTGGCGGTTGTCGCTGGTGCAGACGGCATCCAGACATTGACGCGTTAA
- a CDS encoding LysR substrate-binding domain-containing protein: protein MRYALPPLPALQAFEAAARHENFVAAAEELNLSHSAVSQRVRQLEQNLGYPLFERLPRGLRLTESGKAYLPSVRKAFDEILGSTSAIFGPRSQGFLTIRMPISYSSLWLTTVIDDFISLYPNIELRITSSVWADKLANDDVDIDIRLGYGFWPGYRSYLVYRDQVIVVCSPSTLKALPDHPTVADLLDHPLIHVMGIEDLWEKYFTSQDLTFNPQRHMIRVDSSTTGAELAANSNRFTLMQTRLLKPYIESGRLVMPFDHKASTDQALYLLEKEAQKKPKPEAILFRDWLFETFRDADQDRLYSP from the coding sequence ATGCGATATGCTCTCCCTCCACTTCCAGCTCTTCAGGCATTTGAAGCTGCTGCGCGGCACGAAAACTTCGTTGCAGCCGCTGAGGAACTGAACCTGTCCCATTCAGCCGTCAGTCAACGCGTCCGACAATTGGAGCAAAATCTGGGCTATCCCTTGTTTGAGCGCCTGCCGCGTGGTCTGCGTCTTACGGAATCCGGCAAGGCCTACCTGCCGTCTGTGCGGAAGGCCTTTGATGAAATTCTCGGCTCAACATCAGCAATTTTCGGCCCGCGATCACAGGGTTTTCTGACAATCCGGATGCCTATTTCCTACAGTTCGCTTTGGCTGACCACGGTAATTGACGACTTCATATCGCTTTATCCCAACATAGAGCTTCGCATTACCTCGTCTGTCTGGGCCGACAAACTGGCGAATGATGACGTGGATATCGACATCCGGCTGGGCTACGGGTTCTGGCCCGGCTATCGCTCCTATCTGGTCTACCGGGATCAGGTCATCGTTGTCTGTAGCCCGTCAACCCTGAAGGCTCTCCCGGACCATCCAACCGTCGCAGACCTGCTCGACCATCCGCTTATTCACGTCATGGGCATTGAAGATCTGTGGGAGAAATATTTCACGTCGCAAGACCTGACATTCAACCCGCAGAGACACATGATACGGGTCGATTCATCGACCACGGGTGCAGAGCTGGCAGCCAACAGCAATCGTTTCACACTGATGCAAACGCGGCTTCTCAAGCCTTATATCGAGTCAGGCCGTCTGGTCATGCCGTTCGACCACAAGGCCAGTACAGATCAGGCGCTTTATCTTCTTGAAAAAGAAGCACAAAAAAAGCCAAAACCGGAAGCTATTCTGTTCCGGGATTGGCTTTTTGAAACGTTTCGCGATGCGGATCAGGACCGGCTCTATTCGCCCTGA
- the gor gene encoding glutathione-disulfide reductase, which yields MSTYDYDLFVIGAGSGGVRAARIAAGYGARVAVAEEYRVGGTCVIRGCVPKKLFVYASKYRSDFKDAAGFGWTVDGARFDWKTLLGNKDDEIARLNGIYIRNLENSGVGIVNSRAVIEGPNTVRLVQEDRTVTAERILIAVGATPKLDDSVPGIEHAITSNEAFHMDEVPKTAIVVGGGYIAVEFAGILNGLGAKTTLLYRGEEILRGFDDDLRTHLHAEMEKKGITIITGDNIAELDKTEGGISARTVNGKALVADQVLYAIGRVPYIDGLGLENAGVETDRGAIKVDQYSKTNVDSIYAVGDVTNRAQLTPVAIREGHAFADTIYGGKEVIVDHSCIPTAVFSQPEIGTVGLTEAEARAKHKIVDVYKSTFRPMKHTLSGGEEKTMMKILVDGETDKVLGVHIIGPDSGEMVQILGITLKMGATKADFDATIAVHPTASEELVTMRQRTERHVQGE from the coding sequence ATGTCCACATATGATTATGATCTTTTTGTCATTGGTGCTGGTTCGGGCGGTGTTCGCGCAGCGCGTATTGCGGCTGGCTATGGCGCCCGTGTCGCTGTTGCAGAAGAATACCGGGTTGGCGGAACCTGTGTCATTCGTGGCTGTGTGCCGAAAAAATTGTTTGTCTATGCCTCTAAATATCGCAGTGATTTCAAGGATGCAGCCGGATTCGGCTGGACCGTGGATGGCGCGCGGTTTGACTGGAAAACGCTCCTTGGCAACAAGGATGATGAAATTGCACGGCTGAACGGTATCTACATTCGTAACCTTGAGAATTCCGGTGTTGGGATCGTCAACTCCCGCGCCGTGATTGAAGGGCCGAATACGGTGCGCCTGGTGCAGGAAGACCGCACAGTAACCGCCGAGCGTATTCTGATCGCAGTCGGGGCAACACCGAAGCTGGATGACAGCGTTCCCGGTATCGAACATGCGATCACGTCAAACGAAGCCTTCCATATGGATGAGGTTCCGAAAACGGCAATTGTTGTTGGCGGTGGTTATATCGCAGTTGAGTTTGCGGGCATTCTGAACGGCCTTGGTGCCAAGACAACGCTGCTCTATCGCGGTGAGGAAATCCTGCGTGGATTTGATGATGACCTGAGAACCCATCTCCATGCTGAGATGGAGAAGAAGGGTATCACCATCATTACCGGCGACAATATTGCTGAACTCGACAAGACCGAGGGTGGCATTTCCGCCCGTACCGTGAACGGCAAGGCACTGGTCGCCGATCAGGTGCTCTATGCAATTGGCCGTGTGCCTTATATCGATGGTCTTGGGCTTGAAAATGCCGGCGTTGAAACCGATCGCGGTGCCATCAAGGTGGATCAGTATTCCAAAACCAATGTGGACAGCATCTACGCGGTTGGTGATGTGACCAACAGGGCTCAGCTGACACCGGTTGCCATTCGGGAAGGTCATGCCTTTGCTGATACAATTTATGGCGGCAAAGAAGTGATCGTTGACCATTCCTGTATCCCGACTGCGGTCTTTTCCCAGCCGGAAATCGGCACAGTGGGCCTGACTGAGGCGGAAGCCCGGGCGAAGCACAAAATCGTCGATGTTTACAAGTCGACCTTCCGTCCGATGAAGCACACCCTGTCTGGTGGTGAAGAGAAGACTATGATGAAGATTCTGGTCGATGGTGAAACCGACAAGGTGCTTGGTGTCCACATCATCGGTCCTGATTCCGGTGAAATGGTTCAGATCCTTGGCATTACGCTGAAGATGGGTGCCACGAAGGCAGACTTTGACGCGACCATTGCGGTGCACCCGACGGCTTCTGAAGAACTGGTGACCATGCGCCAGCGCACGGAGCGTCACGTTCAGGGCGAATAG